TGCTCTGTTCTATTCACATTTATTACCTGCGCTGTTCCATAGTCTCAGAATATTAGCATTTACTGTTATTTTCTTCCTATGGGATAATACAATCGAATTATTCTAATATAGTCTCAACCCAAACCTGTGTTATACTTGTATGCTCAACATCATTAACTAGCTACCTTGAACAAGTCTCTGAAAGGTGCAAATACATTCTCTAAATAAAATAGTTAATAcatgtatacattttttaaaagagacaatGCATGACAAAATTATTCTTTTAACTATTTATAAATGATTTTTTGAAAGAACATTGTTATCAGGTTTTCTGTTTTGGTCTTCCTGGTGATCTGAAGCTTCTATTCTAGGGGAAATGTTACAaggtatatggaaaaatatgtgaatgtaaaaataaagatgaatatagatctattatttataggcatactggattatacaataatagaacacaGAAAGAGAATGCtttttaaacttatgatcagagcagtccatgcagtaatagcattagggtggaaggacaaaagaatctggacaatacagaaatggttggaatatatatgggaacaaatacaactagaaatttttgaaataatgtcaagaaaccaaatatggcaagaaaaacaaaaaagatatgaagtggatctggactgaattcaaagactggttaaacaaaattggaatcacagaagaaaactggaaaagaagaatagaaagaatggacctgctgctgcacatttaaagaagaaaagaagcgggaggggggaagggggggataaggatatggaggatgcaatataaagatgtatacgataaatctgtaacaatccaaaatatcaataattttttttttaaagcttccatTCTGGTGATACTGACTAGAATCCAGAGCAACAAAAGAGCTGAGCTCAGGGAATGGATTTTGCAGACACCACTTACTCATCACAGATCCTTGTGTCTCTGGAAGGATTCTTTTGATATTTGGGGGTCCTCAGGAATGACACAATAgtgattcccaacctggggtacatgccagaacatttgggggtatgtaaaaaattacataatggggaTACAATTTTAGAGAAATCAGCTGtcaaggggtacatgagtgaaaaatggtttgggaccaacaatAGAATAAGGCCCTAGGGTTCTCTAGTGGTTCAAAGTGCCcttctcctaggccccttccgcacacgcaaaataatgcgttttcaaaccactttcacaactgtttgcaagtgttaCTTTATGTTACTTTCCTCAAATTACGAGTTCAAGATACAAGGATAGTTATGAAATTCTCCTTATTAAAAGTTCTCCAAGGATCTTGGTGTTTCAAATTATCTTGCTCTAATTTAGCCACCTGCaaatcttccattttttaaaatttctggacTTTGTAAAGATGATGGAGCACACATAATTTGCCACATCTTTCAGCGTCTTCTGCTTATTGACATTTTCCCTATCAATCTTATAAAATTTGCACAAACAGGTGTGCCTTTATGAAACATAGTGTAAAAAAGAACATATACGATTGCTTCAAAATTCCTTTTAAGTATTATATTTCATCAATCTGCAAAAGTCACCTCAAATCTCAGTGAGATGTAAAATGAAGCAAGTTAACAGAAGAAGTAGAATACTTTGGCAGACTTCATATACAGAAACACTGGAATTACTTTGAATTGTTTTCCGTGTTAGATCAAGAGGTGAAGGGAATGTAGAACAGAATCAACCTACGGAATAACAACCGAATGGAACAATAGGATTTCCCTACTTTAACATAACACATACTTTTAAAGACAATGCTTAGGGGTTTGGAAGTGGGTTATATGAAGGTTTCCATTTATTTTACCCATAgctatttcattctgttttttaaaaatatacctgtTTTAAGTTTCCCTCTTTGAACATTCTCAGTTCATTATATTTCCATTTCCACAGAGATATATCAGATTTCAGTTTCTCTAGTTCTTTTTCCAAAGATGAGTGGATTCTACAATGAGACAAGAATGATTACAAAACAATACTTCATCAAACAGCAGCAGCCAAAGTCCTGCCTCTGAACAGAGACAGAGTAGAAATAGGCAATAATGGCTTTTCCAGGGTGGACCAAGGCTTAGGATTTTTCCACACaccaaatgtatagtgggttgcagtcaggataaaataACCCGCTTTCCTGCTTTCGCGTTCACATGCAGCCTTGcagacagtgattggagcccatggaaacaatgcaggttgcggTCGTGCCTTCATATGGAagtgcatctattttttttatttaccgcCAACTGATGCGTAGCtaagcaggcatgcacaaatgaacccccacagccatgctgacatctcacgatacTGCAATACGACTATTTGCACCTGCGtgactatgcagatgtaagccaggaattttttttaaaaggaaagcacagccaaataaagAGCCTCCTGCCTTGCCAttcgctcacaagcagctgcaacccagaatttttcaaaagactcatgaATAGTGTGATTCttaaaaaacccggtttgggggaaataacacagggcagacttgctttaggggcaaTATCCATGCAgagttctccctccctctccaaaatGGTTTTTAAGGACCCTTAAGCCTTACTGGTTGTCAAGAAACCAGGGGGGAGCGGGTATACATATGTATTATTCTGTACATTCCAGAACCTCTACTGTCTCTGAGAAAATAAGTAATCATGGTATTGTCAATAGTTGGCAGAAAGCTTCTGTGGCCACGGAAAGAGAAATAATACCATGAATATAAAGGAACACTGTTGAAGATCACTTTGGCCCAAATGCTATTTTAAAGCAAATGTACACCAGGACAGTAGTAATTGATGCAATTCCATCAGACAAGTTGTGTGAACACCCATGACATTATTCTGTGTCACTGTGTAAACATATAAGCTTCAGAACTGGGACAGAACTAGCCATCACTGTTATGCATGTGAGTTGAttttcataggctgattccgcgtgggccaaaaacagcagtgtgaaaatggtgtgaaaatggtgtaaaagggttttaaatggtgtaaaagggcttatactgttttcacactgtttttggcccatgcggaatcagccatagttatTTTGCTTGAGGAGGAGCTATTTCTCTTTGAACATATTTGTCACCTAGTAAATATTTAGTAGCAGTGACAACTGTCATCATTTTATATCAGAATATTTCACGCTCAGGTGTGTTCTACCAATCAAATGCTTTAaaatgcaacaacaataaattggttgtaaaacagtgcaataaacacAGCCTTGCTACAGAAAACCCTACTATATAAAAGCCCAGCATGTTTCAGATGACTCACTCCTTAAAGCAGAGGACTCTGGGTGATGTCGTCCCATTTCTAAAGCAAAGGAGCTCTGACTGGACTACAACACTCACAGTCCTTCTCACTCAGCCAGTGACACTTGTTAAAGTTCTGGGGTTCTCGgggctgtcctattccttgcctgagcaaAGTCTGAAGTAAGTCAGCAGCTTCACTTCTCCCTTTGCAAACTAGGGGGAGGGCTGCTTATGGATATGGGAAGAActctcccaatcatcagggataccctgctccccacccccaccccccgccccagccaACTTTGGAATcgtgggatccagctttgcaaatggaagGGGAGTAAGGAGATAGGGAAAATCCTCTCCATATTCACAGGAACCCTGCTGTCCCCACCTTGCAAAGCTTGGGGGTGTCTATGCAGACACCCTGAGGTCTTGCAAATGGGAGGTGACTATAGAGTTCTCCACATCTTTGCAGGCACCCtgatgggatccaaacagtgtggggtcctatggagatggggagaacaccACATTTTCACAGACACCCTGATGCCTCTGCCTTCCTTGGCAAATCTAGGCTGTTTgggagggtgcaatttcagtgtttgctctGGCTACCGTTTCCTGTAGATATGTCCATGCCTTTTGCTCTGAGAGGATTTGTTCCCTAGAGCTCATAGTACTTTTTTCACAACAAGTGTTAATGCTAGTTTAAAATATAAGCCATAGCTTTTCCTAGTCCCTATTGTCAGCTATAAACTTGCAGAGAGATGAAGAACTTAACAGAACTGATAGATTTAAGTGAAAATGTCGATTATATTCCTGAGTGTGTGCCTTCACCATATACCAATGAATATAATTTTATCTTAAAATGGACATTTCCCATTTGAaagtatttctttaaaaatgttttgaacttACTTTTGTTCCTTCTGCAAGATTTTCTGCAATTCATGAAGTCGTAAATGTAACACAGAAATATGCATTACTTCATCTTCCTGAGAATGCAGTGCATGGTCCTTGCTTGGGTTAGGGTTTTCCAGAGAAACTGCAGGTGTACATTTATCTCCAGAATTAAGAATTTCCAGACTGATTCTTATATCATGATGTTCTGAAGTGTTTTCTGTTGTACAAGTATCCTGAGAAGAAAATACATCAACTTGTCAGCAAAACAGCTCCATCTGACTATCAGAAAAATACACATTCACTTATCAGTAGTTGGTAGTACCACTGTGAGAAACTGTAAAGAACAATTGCCCTTCTCAATGgtttaaaaactgatttttagaATTCTAAATGATATAATACTGTGCCATTCAGTACTTCACTACTGTAGAATGGATGAGGTTAATAAGATACTGTGAAAGCAAATTGAAATAGGTCTGTAGGGAATGATTATTTCCCTTTgtgattttcaaaatatttattcatgGCTGTTTACCTCATGGGCACAGTCTTCATTACAGATCTCGTCGATCTGTACGTATTTAAGAGGTTCTTTCTCCAGAAGCCTTGTATGGTCTTCTTTAATCCAGCTCAAGTCTGAAGaatcaaaattatttttccaaatattttcagtttctACTTCTTGATTCTCACTAAGTATACGTTGGTTATTTTTTTTCAGGGCTCTCAGCTCTTTCATTGCGGCTTCCAGTCTTAGCTTGagctgccttccttcctcatGTGCTTTATTTCTTTCTGCCCTAACTTTGCTCCATTTCTCCCTCCAGTTGGCAGTACAGTCTGACCACCAACGCATGGTCTTCTCCATTTGAGCTGTCCTGGCCTTCGCTTCTTCAAGCTCTCGAATCCGTAGCTCCTCACATATTTCCCAGTCACTGCTGTTATAAATATACTTATAGTGATGATAGGCTGAAGAAGGAAGAACTTTTTCTGTAATTATATTTGATTTacatattttatatgtttttacatGGTTCCCTTCTACAACTTCTTTCTGCTGGCTTTTTAGAAGTTGTTTATCTTCCATTAAATGACAGACACAGTCAAAATTCATATCTTGAGATGGTTCActtgttcatttatttcattaaaaatattggTTGTCCAATTGTGACACTGGAAACAGTTCCTATCTGGAAGCTCTTGGTCCTAACCCATCCAAGTTAAAGCAGCCAATtccctctgggttgggaaacgcAAGTCTCCCTCAGGCCAAAGATTTTTGCTCCTGCACTGTTCTCTTCTTAGCCCTTCAAGGGCAaaaccccccaaacctccagtcAAAGGGGAGTGAGACGGTAAACGATCTTCTTCCACCTTTAATGATGTTGCAGATGTGTTTTCTTCACCTGAATTAGAAATGgataattaaatacataaatatgtgaataaataaacgaataaataaataaataaataagatcattAATGACTATGTGTTTTAGGTTGCAGTAATCAATTCTTTAAAGTTAGTTGACATCAAATTTAATTAGAGAAGACAACATATTAAACAAAGTCATTTTTTTCACAGATCTGACTTCCTTTTCTCCCTTagaagatgatttttaaaatttccttagAGTAGAATTAGTCCTAAATAAATTCAATGTTATTTTTCCCTAGTCTCCATTTTATTGGTCTTTCCTGCACACCACAAATAAATTGTCTTGTGGATATTAAAGCGCGGCCGTGCCTTACCGCAGCCGCCATTGCGGGAGGCGGGGCCCGGCAGCGAGGCTATTTGCCGGGCCAGGTGAAGGTGGCCAGCCACAGACGCTTCTCTGTGCATGCGTGCTGGTTTGGGCGCATGCGCAGATGATCCAGCGAGGCTGGCTTGCCCTGGGAAGGGAAGAACAGCCCGTCGATGTAACCGTCGGGCTCGTCGATCGAATGGGGGCCGGGCCAGGGGCTTAttaaaggccctgcctcgtggccaggccccattcggagcctggACACGGAGGTTTTTCCCGCCCACCCATACCTGTTATGTTGTGAAGATTGTAATGTTGTTATTGTCATAGCCATCAGCGAGTTGtgcatgggggatgatccactggaaaggggagctgggggagcttccctgtgttgtacacctccttaagaggtgggggtggagcaagctcaaggtaGGGACACCCCGCGGGGGACTtagaagcttgcgcccctagcgtaAGTTGGAgagggcctccagtcatgggcacttcaccggtctggactttgtctcactccagtctttcacttggtttattcctccagcagctgggctgaggaattctgTTCACCCTCGGGGTCAGCACtagtgctgcccagaggcttggatcacccctcaGGCTGCACCATctgtttcctatgctttctgttaataaagttctttggctatggcctgtttttcttatccacttaaaaatgtgtttgagTCTTATTGGGGAAAGTATAACCGAGCGGGAAGGGCCACATATCTACCTGcaaaagaagcattttgaggaGGAACTTTGCACACCCAGCTTTTCCCCGAAAATGCCttcatgacattttattttagctCAACCCAATGTATCTTGAAAATGCTAAATTCTACTGTCCACACTCTCCCCCCCAAGTCCTtgtcaccagaggcgtagctccaagggggtgtgGGAGTACGTGACACACTGGGTTCGCACCCTTGTGGGAGTGTGGCAAGGACGTTCTGGGtgtgttccaggggcgtggtggggcattcccaggagggGACAGGGGGTTACAGGGAGGGATGGGGgtagaggacgcaccagtgcaccagatgCTTTCTCCCCTTACTATGCCTCTGCTTGTCACCCCATTTTTAACTTGCCTATGCAGAACGGGGAAGTGTTTAATTTTCCCCCACCCAACTTAAAAGCTTTCTGCTTTCATTTCCCCCTGCTCGCCATATTCTGCTACTTGACTCCtccatgccacctgccatttgctgaagattccctgggatgtttgctctgcaggcatcaaGGCCACCCACCTTTTTAGTCAATAAAGTATATGGTTGAACTCAATCTCTCCTGCTCACTTCAGCAATGTATGacttccttattttttaaaaaaattcagtaataTGTCTTTGAAGCCATGATGACTCAAAATGAGAGTCCATGCCGATTCTTATTTCAAGTTGTCATGGCTTTGAAAACAcatcattgaatttttttttaaaaaagggagaactatatattgctgaaatcagcaggaaaagctgagttcaatcatgtactttattgACTAAAAAGGTGGGTGGCCATGATACCTGCAGATCAAACATCCCAGGGGATATTCAACAAATGGCAGTGTCATGGAGTCAATTGTAATAAAAtggcaggcaggggaaaatgaaagtagaaagctTATAAGTTGGGCGGGAACAAAAAGCGCACACAtggtaggcggggggggggatgcactgtttcctcaaatgctttatttttgtccatgctgtttggacaaaaaatgaggagaggGATTTGGTTGTATGGAAAAAGTCATTGCTAGCTATCAAAGGTTATATTGGTTGTTGCATAGCATGGTTTGTGTGGCAGCTGTGAAGCCAGGTAAACTGTGTACTCTTTCTCAAAGCACAAATTTCATCTATCATGGTCTGAATAGCATAGGGGAAACTGCCACGCATTAGGGGAAATGCATAGATGAAACTATATATGGAAAACTGTCAGAACAGCATTTTAGGTTTCTCTCTACTAACTGCTTATCAGTTACTGAGAATGAATGGTATTCCATATAATAAATTTatgattctgttttttaaaagttcatattAGAGTTAAAAAAGAATTCCCATCTTGTGTTATTTATTATggtaaaaatgtttccaagcacatAAAAGATCAGTTCAAATGCCAACGGAAACAAGATCACATCCATTATCCCTAACACCAACAATTCCTAATCCAAAATGTAAATAAGACTCATCTATACTCTGTTTCTCCCACATGGTTTGATGGATTGTACAGCAGAGTTCAGCATTCAGGACTGAAAGCTTGAAGACCACCCAAATGACTTAGAATATTGTCAACTTTATTTCATGGaaattttttcattaaaaattgtCACATAAAGTCCAAAACCCTCAAAAACCCAATTTCATTTTTAGAATTTTCTACAAAaatgtacaatttttaaaagaattttgtaCCAAAATGTAAAATATAGTTTGGTAAAATATAGTTTGGTATAGTAATAGTTTGGACTGGAGTGTTATGGTCGGTTGAAAGGTGACAATTTTCACCAATGTTCTCCTCCTGCTGTAGATCTCTTATCCTCCTTGTGCTTTCTTGGAGGTTATATCTTCTCCCAGGAGCCAACTTTCAAGGAACATTTTAAAGTGTGGTTGGAGGACGTCACACTATCTTTCATCATCAGAAAATACTTGTGGGTCGAAACCAATTTggataaagataaaaattatactTTTGGTTAAAGGTTGCAACTGGTCAGTACATTGTCAAATAACTAATACAGTGCAACAATCAAATTTAAAATGTCATACATCCAAATTTTTGGGAATAAACTTTATAATCTGTAAAGCATTCAATCTGTCCATACAATCATCTGTTTGGACTTTCTAATTTTCATGTGAAATTTCATTGGGTGAACAAATTATCAAGGATGCTTGATTAACTGCTGGTTCAATTTCCTAATTGCCTGAGCGTTCTGATCAGAACAACCGTTCAGCAAACCTTTGCCTGTATTCAAACTGGTTCAGTCATGCTAACAACTGAATGACTGTTTGCGTTATGATAAAGACTGGCtcttcttgcctgcctgcctttatATAGCATTTAATGAATGAGATTACACATGAAAGCCTATGCAAACCAGTTCCACATGAAATATAATCAAAAGTTTCAGTACTCTAACAAGGAGTTTGACTCAAATGTAAATAAGCAGTTTGATCATGCATTTTTGAGGGTGGTAAAGATCTCTGTATGCCAACACAAGAGACAAATACATCAGTGTGGGGCATTTGCATCAATGGCAGGTCTCAGCATACCAACAAGCCCCCTAAAACAGAAGTTGTCCCTGTGCTACTGCTCTTCCAACCACAGGAGCCCATGCctccactgggggtggggctgtcaAATAgacttccaaagggctttcagcctGAGAACATCCCCTATGCCAGCAGCTGACATACAACACAAAAAaggatataccgtatatactcatgtataagtcgaatttttcagcacatttttaatgctgaaaaagctcccctcgacttatatgcgggtcattaaaatttttgtgtgtttttattttgccggccagcagggggcgcagtttttatgctagcggcaccaaaatttcagggtaccctcagaagatactcctgatgataccagccaagtttggtaatgtttggttcagggagttcgaagttatggacccccaaaggaggtgcccccattccccattgttttcaatgggagctattagtagatggggctactattttaagggtccataactttggaccctctgaaccaaacttcaccaaacctggctggtctcatcaggagagtctctttacgatacaagccaggtttggtgaagtttgggtcacgggaaccaaagttattgatccccaaagggggtgcccatcccccattgtttacaatggaagctaatagtagattttccatttctgataatatctctCTTAacatctaagttgggttacatttggacatacagatgatgatgaggaggaatccagttttgaaggattttaactcctgtgttttagcttggttgctgattgagctaaggtttttgtagttttaaagttattgttgagaccatattgtttttgttgactcccttttccacttacagagccagtttactgtttttctttgaaataaatattcaaaaacatttaacctactgatgcctcaattgatgtaattttattggtatctatttttatttttgaaatttaccagcagctgctgcatttcccaccctcgacttaacgcgagtcaataagttttcccagctttttgtggtaaaattaggtgcctcgacttatatgtgggtcgatttatacacgagtatatacggtaatcaccCTTTCAGCCTCATGGGATTTTTCAAGTGGCTAGGAATTTCTCTTGTTTTCTTGGTTTGTTGAGCTGGCAAAACCGTTGTTGGAAGTGGTGCAGCTGCACTGtggaggtgttgtccccagccacTGCAAAATCCCACCCCTGGATTGCACTACCCAAATGATTTATATGTTTGAAATTTTTAACTGTATCCCCATATCTTTCATAAATTAGGCCACCTTTGTCTACTGCAGCCAAAACAACACAGCCAATCTAACCGTGACAGGGGTATGAGTAATGAGGGAATAgcacttcttcctcctccatcacATGACCATTTGGGCAAGAATCTTACCtcccaagggggagggagagcaagTGCTTTTCAGAGCTGCAGAACAGACAAAAACTTGAAGCACTTTCTGAGGCAGGCCTGCACAAACACAGTCCCAATGTGTggctgcacagaaacccactcgATGAACTACAGTTACAAGGAAGTGCAACTctatatttacatgtatttgagTCTTGTGTTATATTGAGTTTATGGACCTTAATTGAAAGAAATTGTAAAATAGAAGTTGGTTAAGTTACAATAAGCAGATTTTTGGTGATTACTAACCTCCAagtagaacctggagatctcctgatgcACTGATTTTTGATCTTCAGAAATCAAtgcctctggagaaaacggcagtgCCACTGCTGCCTCCCTCAACACCACTTGGGTACATTTGCCCCAGAAGCAGAAGCATGTTGAGCCAGGGCTAGGCTGAGCCAGGGGTGGAAGATGGATCTGTAAGTGTCCTTCCACAAGTCCTGCATGAATTATTTGGATGCCAAGGAGCTGCGAGACCTGGGCTCGCTCCCAGGGGAGCTGCACTTTCCCACCATGCCCCCCAGAATGGCTCCAGCAGTGTCAGCAGTGGTGGTGCTGGGCCTTCTGTCAGACTCCTCCCCCGGTAGCTGCCCTCTGCCCTGTCTCTGGCCAAGGCAGCCAGCCAAATGTGAATGGCAAGCACTGGGCAGCCCCCATCCACTTGCTTAGCTCTGGCGGCAGGGTTGGAAGCAGGGCCAAGCACTAGCAGGTCAGCTTTTTGTTGCACTAGCAGGACAGAAATCCCTTCACTAGATTTCCATGAGCCCCTGTAAATAAAGTTATCTAGTGTACATTGTGTTCTTtagcacaacaggctttactgccaGTTTCACATAATACATGACAGAATAAACACTGCCAATATCACTTGAAatgaagggggtttttttgctacaGTTTACCGGAATCAGATGGATCACAGTAGGCCTTTTACAAACAGGGAAGAGAGCCTCATTACTCAGGTTCTCTCAGTCATGAAGTGCAAAATTGCAGGCACTTGTCTATCCATCACATTTTCTTCTCAAATCAGGCATACAATTGTAATTACTTCCAGGAGACTTGGAAACAATAATAAAGATGGGTTCTTAAGTCAAGTACACTCCTTAAATACAAATCCTTTCTGGACTAGTGCACTAATCACATGCAAATAAGGAacttaaagtttaaaaaatgtaCCAGTTATACTATTCCTAATTGTTTCACAGATTTAATCACCTAGATTCTCTCCCGTTAGAATTCCTAGCttattatttttcaaatattCCTACATTTGTTCAGAGAACAGTTTCCATTGAAGCCTGGATGGCTAGCATGCCAGTTGCATTAGCAATTATAGCTTAGATTAAAGAGAAATGGAGAGAAAACTTTGTCCTCCCCTTTTGAATTGCTATTGCACACAAAGCAAATTAGGCGGATAACCAAGAATACAAAGAGGGAGGACTGGCAGTGGTTTTGGTCTCTTTACATttgatagatatatatatatttctagttCTTGTAATCATTAGTTCAATCTTGGCGGTGGGAGGGGAGCTGCAAAGCAAAACACTGTGGCATAACAGGTTGGATTCTGTGAACATGTTGCTGTATGGGTGGTATTTCTGTTCAGCACAAGGAGTCTTCTCTAGAGCTAAAGGATTCTTCCCCTGCAAAATGTAATCCATTGAATTTTCACATTAGAAACTGCAAAAAATCTGATGTATGCTGCTATGCATCGAAACATGttctttaaaatcatatattACATGTCATAGGGAGCTATGATTGCTGATTGTTCTCATCCACAATGTATGTATATTTGCATTATATGTGTGAGGCCAAGCAACATTTGTATACAAAATATCCCAACATTTCATGCATGTTCAGTGTTTATTTTGTAATAAATATGTATTGGTCACAGAAATTAAGTGATGAGTGAACTGTGTGTTCATCAGTTTGAAATTAGCCTCTAACTgagaatcccctcccccctcaaactCAGAGCACAGTCCAATTAGCATCCAATTCTGAAACAAGTTTCAGGCCTGAACTACCCCATGGCCAAATCATTTACCCTTGATCTCTGTCCCATCATCCTCTTGCCTTCTTCCAAGCTTTACTTAGTGTTAGCAGCAGTGACttaaaagcct
The window above is part of the Sphaerodactylus townsendi isolate TG3544 linkage group LG09, MPM_Stown_v2.3, whole genome shotgun sequence genome. Proteins encoded here:
- the CCDC102B gene encoding coiled-coil domain-containing protein 102B, whose translation is MNFDCVCHLMEDKQLLKSQQKEVVEGNHVKTYKICKSNIITEKVLPSSAYHHYKYIYNSSDWEICEELRIRELEEAKARTAQMEKTMRWWSDCTANWREKWSKVRAERNKAHEEGRQLKLRLEAAMKELRALKKNNQRILSENQEVETENIWKNNFDSSDLSWIKEDHTRLLEKEPLKYVQIDEICNEDCAHEDTCTTENTSEHHDIRISLEILNSGDKCTPAVSLENPNPSKDHALHSQEDEVMHISVLHLRLHELQKILQKEQKIHSSLEKELEKLKSDISLWKWKYNELRMFKEGNLKQFGINQNKEETVLDHLEEENGTWAQKDIKIQDLQAEIARLQSENASEWGRRKMLETENEDLDRENRKLKIHVKDLQYLLDRKLSAINLCEDPQATQTEPLGKNKDFMDLQLSDSVVYKQEQDILAELVHTRKRVEQHKAEAKELSIRVEDLRRKLKQVEDKV